One window from the genome of Dermacentor silvarum isolate Dsil-2018 chromosome 5, BIME_Dsil_1.4, whole genome shotgun sequence encodes:
- the LOC119453065 gene encoding tether containing UBX domain for GLUT4-like isoform X3, which translates to MESPASGQSPVRVDNAADPKVRFSPPPATAKTAAQTVREEDIKYIGERKAVLFNLEHCPPLVMEDLGDSFYEVTIEDAKYLFADYKRQREALENRPLETQHLREQRYERLAKNYPVVLIRIYFPDRFVLQGTFLAEERVSDVLQFVRGFLRDGNMDFHLYTSPPKQVLDPRETLAEANLVPASVVHFGGAMTPGVPLLRDDILGMVSTPGGATAAATRLREEIEIPVLSSDASC; encoded by the exons ATGGAATCTCCTGCTTCTGGCCAGTCTCCAGTTCGTGTCGACAACGCTGCCGACCCCAAGGTTCGATTTAGCCCTCCTCCGGCCACAGCAAAGACAGCAGCCCAAACCGTGCGTGAAGAAGACATCAAATAC ATTGGGGAACGAAAGGCAGTACTTTTCAACCTGGAACATTGCCCTCCACTTGTAATGG AGGACCTTGGGGACAGTTTCTACGAAGTCACTATAGAAGACGCCAAGTACCTTTTTGCAGACTACAAGAGGCAAAG GGAAGCATTGGAAAACCGTCCTCTGGAGACCCAGCACCTGCGTGAACAGCGGTACGAGCGCCTGGCAAAGAACTACCCCGTAGTCCTCATCAGGATCTACTTCCCCGACCGGTTTGTGCTTCAGGGAACATTCCTGGCTGAGGAACGAG TGTCCGACGTGCTACAATTTGTGCGGGGCTTTCTCAGGGATGGCAACATGGACTTCCACCTTT ACACGTCTCCCCCAAAACAGGTTCTGGACCCCAGGGAAACTCTGGCAGAG GCCAATTTGGTTCCTGCGTCAGTGGTCCACTTTGGCGGTGCGATGACCCCAGGGGTTCCGCTTCTTAGGGACGACATCCTGGGCATGGTCTCGACTCCGGGTGGAGCCACAGCTGCAGCTACACGCCTAAG GGAAGAAATAGAAATTCCAGTTTTGTCAAGCGATGCATCTTGCTGA
- the LOC119453065 gene encoding tether containing UBX domain for GLUT4-like isoform X2 has translation MESPASGQSPVRVDNAADPKVRFSPPPATAKTAAQTVREEDIKYIGERKAVLFNLEHCPPLVTEDLGDSFYEVTIEDAKYLFADYKRQREALENRPLETQHLREQRYERLAKNYPVVLIRIYFPDRFVLQGTFLAEERVSDVLQFVRGFLRDGNMDFHLYTSPPKQVLDPRETLAEANLVPASVVHFGGAMTPGVPLLRDDILGMVSTPGGATAAATRLRSDLKIDVRSQTTATVPRPRSPDNRSSSPRSPPKSPPKSPPKSPTKSSTKSPPKSPPGSQKKFAAKDGQPKTPKWFIMGKK, from the exons ATGGAATCTCCTGCTTCTGGCCAGTCTCCAGTTCGTGTCGACAACGCTGCCGACCCCAAGGTTCGATTTAGCCCTCCTCCGGCCACAGCAAAGACAGCAGCCCAAACCGTGCGTGAAGAAGACATCAAATAC ATTGGGGAACGAAAGGCAGTACTTTTCAACCTGGAACATTGCCCTCCACTTGTAA CAGAGGACCTTGGGGACAGTTTCTACGAAGTCACTATAGAAGACGCCAAGTACCTTTTTGCAGACTACAAGAGGCAAAG GGAAGCATTGGAAAACCGTCCTCTGGAGACCCAGCACCTGCGTGAACAGCGGTACGAGCGCCTGGCAAAGAACTACCCCGTAGTCCTCATCAGGATCTACTTCCCCGACCGGTTTGTGCTTCAGGGAACATTCCTGGCTGAGGAACGAG TGTCCGACGTGCTACAATTTGTGCGGGGCTTTCTCAGGGATGGCAACATGGACTTCCACCTTT ACACGTCTCCCCCAAAACAGGTTCTGGACCCCAGGGAAACTCTGGCAGAG GCCAATTTGGTTCCTGCGTCAGTGGTCCACTTTGGCGGTGCGATGACCCCAGGGGTTCCGCTTCTTAGGGACGACATCCTGGGCATGGTCTCGACTCCGGGTGGAGCCACAGCTGCAGCTACACGCCTAAG GTCAGATCTCAAAATTGACGTGCGTAGCCAGACTACTGCCACAGTGCCACGGCCGCGGTCGCCAGACAACCGTTCTTCCAGTCCCCGGTCTCCACCAAAGTCTCCACCAAAGTCACCACCAAAGTCGCCAACAAAGTCGTCTACAAAGTCTCCCCCGAAATCGCCGCCGGGGTCGCAGAAGAAGTTTGCAGCAAAAGATGGCCAGCCCAAAACACCCAAGTGGTTTATCATGG GGAAGAAATAG
- the LOC119453065 gene encoding tether containing UBX domain for GLUT4-like isoform X1, giving the protein MESPASGQSPVRVDNAADPKVRFSPPPATAKTAAQTVREEDIKYIGERKAVLFNLEHCPPLVMEDLGDSFYEVTIEDAKYLFADYKRQREALENRPLETQHLREQRYERLAKNYPVVLIRIYFPDRFVLQGTFLAEERVSDVLQFVRGFLRDGNMDFHLYTSPPKQVLDPRETLAEANLVPASVVHFGGAMTPGVPLLRDDILGMVSTPGGATAAATRLRSDLKIDVRSQTTATVPRPRSPDNRSSSPRSPPKSPPKSPPKSPTKSSTKSPPKSPPGSQKKFAAKDGQPKTPKWFIMGKK; this is encoded by the exons ATGGAATCTCCTGCTTCTGGCCAGTCTCCAGTTCGTGTCGACAACGCTGCCGACCCCAAGGTTCGATTTAGCCCTCCTCCGGCCACAGCAAAGACAGCAGCCCAAACCGTGCGTGAAGAAGACATCAAATAC ATTGGGGAACGAAAGGCAGTACTTTTCAACCTGGAACATTGCCCTCCACTTGTAATGG AGGACCTTGGGGACAGTTTCTACGAAGTCACTATAGAAGACGCCAAGTACCTTTTTGCAGACTACAAGAGGCAAAG GGAAGCATTGGAAAACCGTCCTCTGGAGACCCAGCACCTGCGTGAACAGCGGTACGAGCGCCTGGCAAAGAACTACCCCGTAGTCCTCATCAGGATCTACTTCCCCGACCGGTTTGTGCTTCAGGGAACATTCCTGGCTGAGGAACGAG TGTCCGACGTGCTACAATTTGTGCGGGGCTTTCTCAGGGATGGCAACATGGACTTCCACCTTT ACACGTCTCCCCCAAAACAGGTTCTGGACCCCAGGGAAACTCTGGCAGAG GCCAATTTGGTTCCTGCGTCAGTGGTCCACTTTGGCGGTGCGATGACCCCAGGGGTTCCGCTTCTTAGGGACGACATCCTGGGCATGGTCTCGACTCCGGGTGGAGCCACAGCTGCAGCTACACGCCTAAG GTCAGATCTCAAAATTGACGTGCGTAGCCAGACTACTGCCACAGTGCCACGGCCGCGGTCGCCAGACAACCGTTCTTCCAGTCCCCGGTCTCCACCAAAGTCTCCACCAAAGTCACCACCAAAGTCGCCAACAAAGTCGTCTACAAAGTCTCCCCCGAAATCGCCGCCGGGGTCGCAGAAGAAGTTTGCAGCAAAAGATGGCCAGCCCAAAACACCCAAGTGGTTTATCATGG GGAAGAAATAG